GATGTGCTTACTATAACCAATTTCTCATTTAATGTCAACAGCTTGAATAAAAAAGATTTTTGATAGGGTTATCAGAAGCGATTTTGAGCATAATATGGTAAGGTTTTCATGAGAAGGGGTGAGAATAATGCAGAAGAAAACGAAGATTTTTGTTATCTTGGGAATGCTTGTTACTGCTGGTGCCGTCTTGTTGGGCACTTATTTCTCAAGGTCTGACTCTGTTGCGGATAGTGGCGAAATTGTGAGCCCGGAAAGTTCAGAAGTTGAAAAAGCAAGTGCTGTCGAAGAGGTTGTGATGGCAGTAATGAATGAATATGGCGTCAGCCCGGAACAAGTGGCGATTTCCTATTATCATTTTCAGCAAGACGACGCGTATGTGTTGAATGAAGATTGGATGATGAATGCAGGCAGTACAACAAAAGTTGCGACGGCGATGTTGTTTTCGGATTTGATTTGGCAAGGAGATCTGGCTTGGGACAGTGAGCTGCCCTATAACGAATCCTACTATGAAGCAGGCGAGGGCGCAGTGACGAATTCTGAGAAGAAAGCCGCCTATACCGTCGAAGAACTGGTCTATGAGATGTTAACGCACTCTGACAATACCGCCACAAATACGCTGGCGTTTTACTATATAGATAATGTTGGGGACTACTGGTACGATGTGACGCAAATGAGCGGTTTGGATATCACTAACCCGGAAATAATGGAAGGTAACTTCGCGACCACGGATATTATGGCCCACACCTTAATGCGGGCAGTTGAAAATGAACAATATGCCACAGTTGTTGCGATTATGCGGAATGCGCAAGCAGATTTTCGATTAAAAATGTTCGTTTCGAACGACATGGCGGCGAAGTACGGCAGTTTTGGTGCCTACCAACATGATATAGGGGTTTATTTTGAAGGCGACACCCCCCTTTACGTTGTGGCTGTGTTTACGGAGAATGTTCCAAATGTGGATGCATTTATCGGACAGTTGAATTTACGATTGCTCGAATGGCAAGGATAAAATGGCTATTTCAAATGTTGCGAAACACTGCTACAATTAAAAATGAGAGGTTTTTAATAATAGTGACGCAGGAGGAATAGCCATGGCTTTGACAACGAATCAGCAATTGGAAAAAATCGTACCTTCAAAAATTCGTGAAATGGATGAAATTTTCCGTTCAGTAGAAGGTTGCATCATGATGACAATGGGCGAGCCGGATTTTGGAATGCCCGAAAACGTGAAGGAAGCGGCCATTGCGGCCATCCAAAGCGATCAATCGCATTATTCCCACTCAATGGGAACCGGTGAGGCTCGTGAAGCGGTGGCGGCGTTCATGAAAAAACGTCATGGCTTGGATTTTGACCCCGAGACAGAAATTATTATGACAACGGGAGCCACCGAAGCGATTTATTCGGCTTTGTTCGGTATCTTGAATCCGGGTGAGAAGGTAATTGTCCCGAGTCCGTATTTCCCGTTATATAAACAAGCAACCACAACGGCTTACGGAGAAACAATTGAAGTCGATACATCAGAGACCGGATTTCTGATGACACCGGAATTATTGCACCAAACGATGGCTGAGAATGAGAATGTAAAAGCAATCGTTTTAAATTTCCCAAGTAATCCGACCGGTGTCACGTATACAAAAGAAGAACTAACGGCATTGGCAGAAGCGATTAAACAGTATGAAATGTTTGTTATCAGTGATGAAATCTATAGTGAACTGACTTACGGTGTGGAACACGTATCGATGGCAAAATTATTGCCGGAGCAAACCATTTTGATTAATGGCGCTTCGAAGTCATTTGCCATGACAGGCTGGCGGGTTGGGTTTATCGCAGCGAAGAAACAATGGATTCCGCCTATTTTCAAGGTTCACCAAACGGTGGTGACAACCGGTGTGACCGTATCTTATGCGGCTGCTGCTGAAGCCTTCCGAAATAGTGAAGCCGATATTGAGCGCATGCGTGAAGCGTATGAAGTGCGCAGAAATATTTGTTTGGCTGCCTTGCAAGACGCTGGCTTTAGTGTTCCCGAACCAAAAGGAGCTTTTTATGTCTTTGCGCGTATTCCCGAAAAATTCGGGACGGACGATTTGACATTTTGTCAGATACTAGCAAAAGAAGCGCGCGTAGGGATGATTCCCGGAAGTATATTTGGTCCGGGCGGCGAAGGCTATGTCCGTATGAGCTTTGCCTTAGCAACCGATTTAGTGACGGAAGCGATGCGTCGCGTGAGCATGTTTGTCGGAAAGTAACGTATTCGGACATTTCACTCTGAATATCATCGCAAAAAATCCGAATCCCACCTAAAAAATGATTGACGCCTGCCCCCTCGTAGCGTAATATTTTTGAAGGGCACCCTTGAAATCGAGTGGTGCACATAAAATAAACAGACCTCCCTGTTCCAGTTTTGGAAACGGGGATTTTTTATTTTACGGAACCTCCTAAAAGCAGAGGAGGAATTATAATGACAAAATATATCTTTGTTACAGGCGGGGTAGTATCATCTATCGGAAAAGGGATTATAGCGGCATCTTTGGGGAATTTATTGAAAGCGCGCGGCTTAAATGTGACCATCCAAAAGTTCGATCCGTATTTAAATGTTGATCCGGGAACGATGAGCCCGCTCCAACACGGCGAGGTTTACGTGACCGATGATGGTACGGAAACAGATTTGGACTTGGGTCATTATGAGCGTTTTATTGATATTCGTTTGAACGAATTTTCGAATGTTACAACTGGGAAAATTTACTCAGAAGTGATTAAAAAAGAGCGGCGGGGTGATTATCTTGGTGGAACTGTACAGGTCATTCCGCATATAACGGATGCGATTAAAGATAAAGTGAAGCGCGCGGGGCAAACGACAACCGCGGACATTGTGATTACTGAAGTAGGAGGAACGGTCGGGGACATCGAGTCACTCCCGTTTCTCGAAGCAATTCGTCAAATGCGGAAAGATGTCGGCAATGAGAATGTTCTTTACATTCATGTAACTTTGGTTCCTTATTTGAAAGCATCGGAAGAGCTGAAAACGAAGCCGACCCAACACAGCGTAAAAGAATTAAGAAGTTTAGGGATTCAACCGCAGATTCTCGTCGTGCGTACGGAACAGCCGCTTCCGAAAGAAACGAAAGCGAAGCTCGCCCTTTTTTGCGATGTGGATGAAGAAGCAGTCATCGAATCTCGGGATGTTGCTTCCATTTATCAAATTCCTTTAGTTTTAAAAGAACAAAAAATGGATACAATCGTTTTAAATCATTTTCAAATGGAAGCAGGGGCATGCGCGTTAACGGACTGGAAGAACCTCGTCGACACGACTGCTCATTTAAAAGAAAAAATTCGAATTGCTTTGGTTGGAAAGTATATCTCCTTACCGGATGCGTATCTATCTGTCATTGAGGCGCTTAAACATGCCGGATTCGCAGAGAACACCGAAGTGGAAATTGACTGGGTGCAGGCGGAAGAACTCAATGAAGATACAGTTTCGCAGAGGTTAAAAGACGCAGCGGGTATTCTGGTTCCCGGAGGTTTTGGAAATCGTGGAATCGAAGGGAAAATCTTGGCTATTCAATATGCGCGGGAAAATCACATGCCATTTTTGGGGATTTGTTTAGGTATGCAACTGGCGACGATTGAATTTGCTAGGCATGTTGCAGAGCTTACCGAAGCCAATTCAACGGAGAATATCCCCGATACACCGCAGCCGATTATTAGCTTGCTACCGGATCAGGATTCCCAAATTGATTTAGGCGGAACGTTGCGTTTGGGCCTTTATCCGTGTGAACTACAAACAGGCTCACTAGCTCGTGAACTGTATGGAGCTGCGGAAATAGCGGAACGCCATCGTCATCGCTATGAGTTTAATAATGCGTATCGTTCCGCTTTGGAAGAAAAGGGAATGGTGTTTTCGGGGCTTTCACCGGATGGTAAATTAGTAGAAATTATCGAGATAAAAGACCATCCATTCTTTATTGCTAGTCAGTTTCACCCTGAATTTTTATCACGTCCTCTAAGCGCACATCCATTGTTTACCGGCTTTGTTAAAGCAGCCTTGCAGAAAGGCAATTAGAATCGAACACATCTCTTTTCCAAGAGGTTGTCTTTTTCCCGTAACCGTCGTAAAATGGGGCTCAACCCGTATGGGAAATAAAACCAGAGTAGGGAACAAAGCGTTAAGTGTCGGGAGGATGGGATGTTGCCCCCGGACGAAAAGGAAGCTCTATGGACTTGCTTGCGGTTTTGTTCTCGCATTCGCTGCATAATTTTGTAGCGACTCTAAGAAGGAGTTGCTGTAGATGAAAAATATTTCATCTCGTCGCTTTTCAGCCAAAGACATTGCTGTCATTGGTCTGATGATTGCTATTAAAGTTGTTCTTACCCGCTTTTTAGCAGTCGAAACACAATTTGTAAGGGTCAGCTTTACGTTTATTCCAACTATTTTATTGGCTGTCATGTACGGACCATGGGT
This genomic interval from Jeotgalibaca porci contains the following:
- a CDS encoding serine hydrolase; amino-acid sequence: MQKKTKIFVILGMLVTAGAVLLGTYFSRSDSVADSGEIVSPESSEVEKASAVEEVVMAVMNEYGVSPEQVAISYYHFQQDDAYVLNEDWMMNAGSTTKVATAMLFSDLIWQGDLAWDSELPYNESYYEAGEGAVTNSEKKAAYTVEELVYEMLTHSDNTATNTLAFYYIDNVGDYWYDVTQMSGLDITNPEIMEGNFATTDIMAHTLMRAVENEQYATVVAIMRNAQADFRLKMFVSNDMAAKYGSFGAYQHDIGVYFEGDTPLYVVAVFTENVPNVDAFIGQLNLRLLEWQG
- a CDS encoding aminotransferase class I/II-fold pyridoxal phosphate-dependent enzyme, with product MALTTNQQLEKIVPSKIREMDEIFRSVEGCIMMTMGEPDFGMPENVKEAAIAAIQSDQSHYSHSMGTGEAREAVAAFMKKRHGLDFDPETEIIMTTGATEAIYSALFGILNPGEKVIVPSPYFPLYKQATTTAYGETIEVDTSETGFLMTPELLHQTMAENENVKAIVLNFPSNPTGVTYTKEELTALAEAIKQYEMFVISDEIYSELTYGVEHVSMAKLLPEQTILINGASKSFAMTGWRVGFIAAKKQWIPPIFKVHQTVVTTGVTVSYAAAAEAFRNSEADIERMREAYEVRRNICLAALQDAGFSVPEPKGAFYVFARIPEKFGTDDLTFCQILAKEARVGMIPGSIFGPGGEGYVRMSFALATDLVTEAMRRVSMFVGK
- a CDS encoding CTP synthase; amino-acid sequence: MTKYIFVTGGVVSSIGKGIIAASLGNLLKARGLNVTIQKFDPYLNVDPGTMSPLQHGEVYVTDDGTETDLDLGHYERFIDIRLNEFSNVTTGKIYSEVIKKERRGDYLGGTVQVIPHITDAIKDKVKRAGQTTTADIVITEVGGTVGDIESLPFLEAIRQMRKDVGNENVLYIHVTLVPYLKASEELKTKPTQHSVKELRSLGIQPQILVVRTEQPLPKETKAKLALFCDVDEEAVIESRDVASIYQIPLVLKEQKMDTIVLNHFQMEAGACALTDWKNLVDTTAHLKEKIRIALVGKYISLPDAYLSVIEALKHAGFAENTEVEIDWVQAEELNEDTVSQRLKDAAGILVPGGFGNRGIEGKILAIQYARENHMPFLGICLGMQLATIEFARHVAELTEANSTENIPDTPQPIISLLPDQDSQIDLGGTLRLGLYPCELQTGSLARELYGAAEIAERHRHRYEFNNAYRSALEEKGMVFSGLSPDGKLVEIIEIKDHPFFIASQFHPEFLSRPLSAHPLFTGFVKAALQKGN